A single region of the Chionomys nivalis chromosome 23, mChiNiv1.1, whole genome shotgun sequence genome encodes:
- the LOC130865043 gene encoding 60S ribosomal protein L10a produces MSSKVSRDTLYEAVREVLHGNQRKRRKFLETVELQISLKNYDPQKDKRFSGTVRLKSTPRPKFSVCVLGDQQHCDEAKAVDIPHMDIEALKKLNKNKKLVKKLAKKYDAFLASESLIKQIPRILGPGLNKAGKFPSLLTHNENMVAKVDEVKSTIKFQMKKVLCLAVAVGHVKMTDDELVYNIHLAVNFLVSLLKKNWQNVRALYIKSTMGKPQRLY; encoded by the coding sequence ATGAGCAGCAAAGTCTCTCGCGACACCCTGTACGAGGCGGTGCGGGAGGTCCTGCACGGGAACCAGCGCAAGCGCCGCAAGTTTCTGGAAACGGTGGAGCTGCAGATCAGCCTGAAGAACTACGACCCCCAGAAGGACAAACGTTTCTCGGGCACCGTCAGGCTCAAGTCCACCCCTCGCCCCAAGTTCTCGGTGTGCGTCCTGGGGGACCAGCAGCACTGCGATGAGGCCAAGGCCGTGGATATCCCCCACATGGACATCGAGGCGCTGAAGAAGCTCAATAAGAACAAGAAGTTGGTCAAAAAGCTGGCCAAGAAGTATGAcgcctttctggcctctgagtctCTGATCAAGCAGATCCCGCGTATCCTGGGCCCAGGCCTGAACAAGGCCGGCAAGTTCCCTTCCCTGCTGACACACAATGAAAACATGGTGGCCAAAGTGGACGAGGTGAAGTCCACGATCAAGTTCCAGATGAAGAAGGTGCTGTGTCTGGCTGTCGCTGTCGGCCACGTGAAGATGACCGACGACGAGCTGGTCTACAACATCCACTTGGCTGTCAATTTCTTGGTGTCCTTGCTCAAGAAGAACTGGCAAAATGTCCGGGCTTTGTATATCAAGAGCACCATGGGCAAGCCCCAGCGTCTTTACTAG